GCTCGGACGGCACCTGCGGCGGGGGCTTTCCCGCAAAGAAGGCGGGGGAACCGACCACCGCCATCGCCATGGGCGGGCTGATCGGAATGGCGATCATGCTGTCGTTGACGCTCTCGCGCAGGCGAATGCCCGCGTCGCATCCCTCGCCGATGATGTCGCCGAGGCCGTCGTCGATGATGATTTCCAGATGGACGAGCGGATAACGCCGTCTGAATTCGCCGAGATGCGGCTCCAGGAAATAGCGGGCGGCAAAGCCCGAGGTGTTGATGCGCAGTTCGCCCGTCGGGCGCCTGGCCGAGGCGCCGAGGTTGCCCACCGCATCCGTGATCATCGCGAGGCCCGGATTCATCTCGGCCAGAAGCCTGCGGCCATCCTCGGTGACGGACACCGACCGGGTCGAACGGTTCAGCAGACGGACATCGAGCCGTTTTTCCAGCGTGCGGATGGTCTGCGAAAGCGCGGAAGGCGAAATGCGCATCTGGGCGGCCGCGCGAGTAAAGCTTCCCGCGCGGGCCACTTCCGCAAATGCCGCGAGCGCGGGAAGTAGATTACGGTCCATGGGTTCCTGATTGTGAAGATAGGCTTCAAACTCATTGAAGAATGCCCGGATTTTTCGAAGCCGTCCAGGGGATTATCTTTGTCGACGGATGGTAAGCGGCAGGTGCCGCTTCCCGGGAAATCTGCAAGGAGATGACCGTGACGAAGATATCGATCCTCGGTGCGAGCGGCCAGATCGCCCGCCATGTCGTGAACATGCTGGCGGGGCGGGAG
The Shinella zoogloeoides DNA segment above includes these coding regions:
- a CDS encoding LysR family transcriptional regulator, with product MDRNLLPALAAFAEVARAGSFTRAAAQMRISPSALSQTIRTLEKRLDVRLLNRSTRSVSVTEDGRRLLAEMNPGLAMITDAVGNLGASARRPTGELRINTSGFAARYFLEPHLGEFRRRYPLVHLEIIIDDGLGDIIGEGCDAGIRLRESVNDSMIAIPISPPMAMAVVGSPAFFAGKPPPQVPSELERFDCVGFRPSRGGGLYRWDFTDPATGRQFEIAPRGSLVTNSDEMMIRAALQGAGLVMHMEIALREHIAGGALLRVLDAWCPPFDGFDLYLPSREQMPAKLRALVDFLVEKRDALSVP